A single Lancefieldella parvula DSM 20469 DNA region contains:
- a CDS encoding alpha/beta hydrolase family protein produces the protein MKKNEVILKRQSTRIYFKNGDTDFFFNWLLGIGEVFGFSHGELYFLTQKLGKSPKPDDWKNIFLSHGNYLKQKASNSDLSEQTKAQYYLAQTYSLRSAIQFINPFSDEYLSTVHQMEQAFSNAIHSLGAPIEKLTITYQDSYLPGYYLHTGDDCPTLIMIGGGDTYREDLFYFAGYPGWIRKYNVLMVDLPGQGSNPSRELVFDVDASAPISLCIDWLENRNSKLNYLAIYGVSGGGYFTAQAVEKDPRIHAWIASTPIYDVAEVFRKEFGSSLKTPSWLMNTILKLAGNLNESANLNLKKYSWQFGTSDFKSAIDEVFDRAKIVDYQKIQCPCLFIMGEGESAELQHQTKVIYEALRFKNPQTKIQVFEAESGADAHCQVNNLRLAHNVVFDWLDTLFK, from the coding sequence ATGAAGAAGAACGAAGTCATTTTAAAAAGACAGTCTACTCGGATATATTTTAAAAATGGTGATACGGATTTCTTCTTTAATTGGTTGTTGGGAATTGGTGAAGTTTTTGGCTTTTCTCACGGAGAACTTTACTTTCTTACTCAAAAGCTAGGAAAATCACCAAAACCTGATGACTGGAAAAATATCTTCTTATCACATGGAAACTATCTTAAACAAAAAGCAAGCAATTCAGATTTAAGTGAACAAACAAAAGCTCAGTATTATCTAGCACAAACCTATTCCCTTCGTTCGGCAATCCAGTTTATAAATCCATTTTCTGATGAATACTTGTCTACCGTTCACCAAATGGAGCAAGCGTTTTCTAACGCAATTCATTCGCTAGGTGCACCAATTGAAAAACTAACCATTACTTACCAAGATTCCTATTTGCCTGGTTACTATCTTCACACCGGCGACGATTGCCCAACACTGATTATGATTGGCGGCGGTGATACTTATCGTGAAGACTTATTTTACTTTGCAGGATATCCTGGATGGATACGAAAATATAATGTTCTAATGGTTGACCTTCCTGGTCAAGGGAGCAACCCTAGTAGAGAGCTAGTCTTTGATGTGGACGCCTCTGCTCCAATTTCGCTATGCATAGACTGGTTGGAAAATAGAAATTCTAAACTGAATTACCTAGCTATTTATGGTGTCAGTGGAGGAGGGTATTTTACTGCGCAAGCCGTTGAAAAAGATCCAAGAATTCATGCTTGGATTGCTAGTACACCCATTTACGACGTTGCAGAAGTGTTCAGAAAAGAATTTGGATCAAGCTTAAAAACTCCCAGTTGGTTAATGAATACTATTTTAAAGTTAGCTGGAAATTTAAACGAATCTGCAAATTTAAACCTTAAAAAATATTCTTGGCAGTTTGGCACCTCTGATTTTAAGAGCGCTATCGATGAGGTGTTCGACCGTGCAAAGATTGTAGATTATCAAAAGATTCAATGTCCTTGCCTGTTTATTATGGGAGAAGGCGAAAGTGCTGAATTACAACACCAAACTAAGGTAATCTATGAAGCGCTTAGATTCAAAAATCCGCAAACGAAAATTCAAGTATTTGAAGCGGAAAGTGGTGCAGACGCTCATTGTCAAGTTAACAATTTGAGACTTGCCCATAATGTCGTTTTTGATTGGTTGGACACTTTATTTAAATGA
- a CDS encoding GntR family transcriptional regulator — MIIRIDQMDQMPVYQQIRNQIVAAIGQGELCPADRLPSVRSLASDLGINIHTVNKAYAVLRDEGYLFMRGRSGAIVADFKQTATPERIAINSDELAEKLQQLALEHRAQGGTKESFLEIAHTQAKYAFA; from the coding sequence GTGATTATACGTATTGATCAGATGGATCAAATGCCTGTTTATCAGCAGATTCGCAATCAAATCGTTGCAGCCATTGGGCAGGGTGAATTGTGTCCTGCAGATAGACTCCCGAGTGTACGTTCACTTGCAAGTGATCTTGGCATAAATATTCATACGGTAAATAAGGCATATGCCGTACTAAGGGATGAGGGATATCTTTTTATGCGGGGGCGTTCAGGCGCAATTGTGGCAGATTTTAAACAGACTGCTACACCTGAGCGTATTGCGATAAATTCAGACGAACTCGCAGAAAAGCTCCAACAGCTCGCTTTAGAACATCGTGCTCAAGGGGGAACTAAGGAGTCATTTCTAGAGATTGCACATACACAAGCTAAGTACGCGTTCGCCTAA
- a CDS encoding DUF1648 domain-containing protein, with product MDIISISAQTIVTFVVGLFLTFIPYITRHNECFAVTVPVSAQKDSRMISLKKRYVVEMLLTTILATISSVIAGKLLTTNQTIAGLTLLYSALVIPAIVSFVLMLHARSKVIALKKSEGWDFEQHKMTASVVEKDFPNPISLRWNLMYIPIILGTVCLGFVLYPSMPDMLPMHADFTGTIDSYTPKTFGSALGFPVAFEVFMAACFIFSHWMIVHSKHAVDPSEPATSAFSYGVFARAQSIFLFIIGLLISGGLGVLFILASAGRISLGQVGFIAEIFAVLTVVGILVLSAVYGQSGSRVFRKLDHNENYLSDEDRHWKLGVFYFNREDASIFLPKRFGVGWTMNFARPAVWVIIVGLIIFPIVFVVLVSYLAG from the coding sequence ATGGACATCATTTCAATTAGTGCACAGACAATAGTAACGTTTGTAGTTGGATTATTTCTTACTTTCATTCCGTATATAACACGCCATAACGAGTGTTTTGCTGTGACGGTACCAGTTTCTGCTCAAAAAGATTCACGTATGATTTCTTTAAAGAAACGCTATGTTGTGGAAATGCTTCTTACAACAATACTAGCAACCATTTCTTCTGTGATAGCAGGGAAGTTACTAACAACTAATCAAACTATAGCCGGCTTAACTCTTCTATATAGTGCTTTAGTGATTCCTGCAATTGTCTCTTTTGTGTTAATGTTGCATGCCCGTTCTAAGGTAATAGCCCTTAAGAAATCTGAAGGTTGGGATTTCGAGCAACATAAGATGACTGCTAGTGTTGTCGAAAAAGACTTCCCGAATCCAATCTCTTTAAGATGGAACCTTATGTATATTCCTATTATTTTGGGAACAGTTTGCTTGGGATTTGTTCTTTATCCGAGTATGCCTGATATGTTGCCTATGCACGCCGATTTCACAGGAACAATTGATAGCTACACGCCAAAAACGTTTGGTAGTGCCCTTGGATTTCCTGTTGCATTTGAAGTCTTCATGGCGGCATGCTTTATCTTTTCTCATTGGATGATTGTGCATTCAAAACATGCGGTTGATCCTAGTGAGCCAGCTACTTCTGCATTTTCATATGGAGTTTTTGCTCGTGCTCAGAGCATATTTCTCTTCATAATAGGCTTACTTATAAGTGGCGGTCTTGGTGTTTTGTTTATTCTTGCATCAGCAGGGCGTATTAGTCTTGGACAAGTGGGATTTATCGCTGAAATTTTTGCTGTGCTTACCGTCGTTGGTATTTTGGTACTTTCAGCTGTCTATGGTCAGTCAGGTTCACGAGTATTTAGGAAGTTAGACCACAACGAGAACTACCTATCAGATGAGGATAGACATTGGAAACTTGGCGTCTTTTATTTTAACCGTGAAGATGCAAGCATCTTTTTACCAAAACGATTTGGTGTTGGATGGACTATGAACTTTGCACGACCAGCTGTTTGGGTAATTATCGTGGGTCTTATTATTTTTCCTATAGTTTTTGTTGTACTTGTTTCTTATTTGGCGGGGTAA
- a CDS encoding type II toxin-antitoxin system RelB/DinJ family antitoxin, with amino-acid sequence MTIAATESISAKLRKDEKDRFSVICDEIGTSPSNAIRMFVSAFNRRGGFPFDPSNPYGFDAETLAAMDDAVVGRNLSGPYRSVKEAMDALNKE; translated from the coding sequence ATGACTATTGCTGCTACAGAATCAATTTCTGCGAAGCTTCGTAAAGATGAAAAAGATCGTTTTTCTGTTATCTGCGATGAGATTGGGACATCTCCAAGTAATGCCATTCGCATGTTTGTGTCTGCGTTCAATCGTCGTGGCGGTTTTCCTTTTGATCCATCTAATCCTTATGGATTTGATGCTGAGACACTTGCGGCAATGGATGATGCGGTGGTTGGTAGGAATCTTTCTGGTCCTTATCGTTCTGTCAAGGAAGCCATGGATGCTCTTAATAAGGAGTAG
- a CDS encoding type II toxin-antitoxin system YafQ family toxin, whose translation MLELKFTAKFKKDYKRAQKQGKDLKKLEKILEKLVCREELPKSACDHSLGGVYRGHRECHIEPDWLLIYRINEDEFILAATRLGSHGDLLGM comes from the coding sequence ATGCTGGAGCTGAAATTTACAGCTAAATTTAAAAAGGACTATAAAAGGGCACAAAAGCAGGGTAAGGACCTTAAAAAGCTTGAGAAAATTCTTGAGAAGCTTGTATGTAGAGAAGAACTTCCTAAATCAGCGTGTGATCATTCTTTAGGAGGAGTGTATCGAGGACATCGCGAATGTCATATAGAACCTGATTGGCTTCTTATCTATCGTATTAATGAAGATGAATTTATTCTTGCTGCTACACGCTTAGGAAGTCATGGCGACTTGCTAGGGATGTAA
- a CDS encoding RrF2 family transcriptional regulator: MKFSIGIEYALHCLLYMVDLNENKSIRVRDFAEFQGISESYLSKTFTQLSKAGIVLSSPGIKGGYRLAKSPQSISFWDIVEAIEGKDPLFQCHEIRLSNSTLKEIGVLQKADKSPCLISGVMHQGEKEMKKFLSKKTLRWLHDEVFNHAFTKEQQKLTIQWLVHHSW; the protein is encoded by the coding sequence ATGAAATTCTCTATTGGTATAGAATACGCACTTCATTGTTTACTATACATGGTTGATTTAAATGAAAATAAAAGTATTCGTGTACGTGATTTTGCTGAATTTCAAGGTATTTCTGAAAGTTATTTATCCAAGACTTTTACCCAACTTTCTAAAGCCGGTATTGTTCTTTCGTCTCCTGGAATAAAGGGTGGCTATCGTCTTGCCAAATCTCCTCAGTCTATTTCTTTTTGGGACATTGTTGAAGCAATTGAAGGAAAAGATCCTCTGTTCCAATGTCATGAAATCAGATTATCTAATTCAACTCTCAAAGAAATCGGCGTCCTTCAAAAAGCTGATAAAAGCCCTTGTCTTATAAGCGGAGTTATGCACCAGGGAGAAAAAGAAATGAAAAAATTTCTTTCAAAAAAGACATTACGCTGGCTCCACGATGAGGTGTTCAACCACGCATTTACCAAAGAGCAACAAAAACTTACTATCCAATGGCTTGTTCATCATAGTTGGTGA
- a CDS encoding pyridoxamine 5'-phosphate oxidase family protein → MLSEKFFECLDKDGIVAIATANEEGQAHLVNTWNKYIIVTEDEKILIPCAGFHKTEKNVANNSYVEMSIGSPEVMGRNYMGAGFHLTGTAEFHSDGPLFERMHQERSFCSRIMVFTPETCRQMV, encoded by the coding sequence ATGTTATCCGAGAAATTTTTTGAATGCTTAGATAAAGACGGCATTGTAGCAATTGCAACTGCAAATGAAGAAGGACAGGCTCATCTCGTTAATACGTGGAATAAATACATTATTGTTACTGAGGACGAGAAAATACTTATACCATGTGCGGGTTTTCATAAGACCGAGAAAAACGTGGCAAATAATTCTTATGTAGAGATGAGCATAGGTAGTCCTGAGGTAATGGGAAGAAATTACATGGGCGCAGGTTTTCATTTAACGGGAACGGCTGAATTTCATTCAGATGGACCACTTTTTGAGCGCATGCATCAGGAACGTAGTTTTTGTAGCCGAATTATGGTGTTTACGCCAGAGACATGCAGGCAGATGGTTTAA
- a CDS encoding cysteine hydrolase family protein, with product MKALLVVDVQTDVMRFRDTRGLIEACNDRISHYAPEKVMYVVHKMPWERASKKKKFGSGLLVVSDRVFDKRVGNAFSNSQLLQTLKDEQVDEVEIIGIDGNHCVKETALGALENGFKAIVNERAVASMNKREFEGTKQQLRDAGVAVITE from the coding sequence ATGAAAGCTCTCCTTGTTGTTGATGTACAAACTGATGTTATGAGATTTCGCGATACCAGAGGACTTATTGAGGCATGTAATGACCGGATTAGTCATTATGCACCAGAAAAGGTTATGTATGTCGTGCATAAGATGCCCTGGGAGCGTGCCTCAAAAAAGAAAAAATTTGGTTCTGGACTTTTAGTTGTTTCGGATCGTGTATTTGATAAACGAGTGGGTAATGCTTTTTCAAATTCTCAGCTATTACAGACTCTTAAAGATGAGCAGGTTGATGAAGTTGAGATTATTGGCATTGATGGTAATCATTGTGTCAAGGAAACCGCGCTTGGTGCTTTAGAGAATGGTTTTAAGGCAATAGTTAATGAGCGTGCAGTTGCATCAATGAATAAACGAGAGTTTGAAGGTACAAAACAACAATTGCGTGATGCAGGAGTAGCTGTTATTACTGAGTAG
- a CDS encoding flavodoxin family protein — MYYSKHHGNTKKLLDAIAQEYDVELIDVSNTKVFDLSEYEVIGFASGIYYGNMHKLVLQYAKKNLPLNKKVFFIYTCGNINKIYMNAIKSIVKAKHAEILGEYECFGFDTFGPLKLLGGIRKGHPTVEEMNRAVEFYTGIVNK, encoded by the coding sequence GTGTATTATTCCAAGCATCATGGCAATACAAAGAAGCTGCTTGATGCAATAGCACAAGAATATGATGTAGAGCTTATTGATGTGTCAAACACTAAGGTGTTTGATTTATCTGAGTATGAGGTAATAGGTTTTGCATCAGGTATTTATTACGGAAATATGCATAAATTGGTTCTTCAGTATGCTAAGAAAAATCTTCCTTTAAACAAGAAGGTATTTTTCATCTATACCTGCGGAAATATAAATAAAATATATATGAATGCCATTAAGAGCATTGTAAAAGCAAAGCATGCAGAAATTTTAGGAGAGTATGAATGCTTTGGCTTTGATACCTTTGGTCCTCTTAAATTGCTAGGTGGAATAAGAAAAGGCCATCCAACGGTAGAGGAAATGAACAGAGCGGTAGAGTTCTATACGGGAATTGTAAACAAGTAA